The Miscanthus floridulus cultivar M001 chromosome 17, ASM1932011v1, whole genome shotgun sequence genome has a window encoding:
- the LOC136515315 gene encoding uncharacterized protein: MFGNRANFRSEVLTFEVVDFLGPTMPSWARPHYAKFMAISNYTYLKLKMMRPNGVITVGSTFSHAYTYDREYYELAMAVINSAELPELKNSLTPAILDYNEPTSLSAFHPTEETKAVIGKLPAK, encoded by the coding sequence atgtttggcaaccgagccaacttccgctcggaggtcctgaccttcgaggtggtggactttctgggtcctaccatgccatcttgggcacGGCCAcactatgccaagttcatggcgatctccaactatacctacctcaagttgaagatgatgagaccgaacggcgtcatcaccgtgggtagcaccttttcgcacgcctacacCTATGACCGTGAGTATTACGAGCTCGCCATGGCcgtcatcaactcagccgagcTCCCAGAGCTCAAGAATTCGTTGACTCCGGCAATCCTAGACTACAACGAGCCGACCTCCTTGAGTGCCTTCCACCCgaccgaggaaaccaaggcagtgataggaaagctcccggccaaatag